A window of Dickeya zeae NCPPB 2538 contains these coding sequences:
- a CDS encoding Dps family protein: protein MSGSKKKKSPIGLDVQQSEKISAKLNTLLANYQILYMNVRGYHWNISGAAFFELHAKFEEIYNELLLKIDELAERILALGGQPLHAYSDYLKVADIKEDVNATDGKKTLEGLLAGYAVLLQQQREILPLAAEASDEGTASLMTDYIQEQEKQIWMYNAYLK, encoded by the coding sequence ATGTCAGGCAGTAAGAAGAAAAAAAGTCCGATTGGTCTTGATGTACAGCAGTCTGAGAAAATTTCCGCCAAACTGAACACCTTGCTGGCCAACTACCAGATTCTTTACATGAATGTGCGCGGCTATCACTGGAATATTTCCGGCGCAGCCTTCTTCGAACTTCATGCCAAGTTTGAGGAAATCTACAACGAACTGCTGCTGAAAATTGATGAACTGGCAGAGCGTATTCTGGCGCTGGGCGGACAGCCGTTGCATGCGTATAGCGACTATCTGAAAGTGGCGGATATCAAAGAAGACGTCAACGCTACTGATGGCAAGAAAACGCTGGAAGGGCTGCTGGCGGGTTACGCCGTGCTGTTGCAACAACAGCGGGAAATCCTGCCACTGGCGGCAGAAGCCAGTGATGAGGGCACCGCGTCACTGATGACCGATTACATCCAGGAGCAGGAAAAACAAATCTGGATGTACAACGCCTACCTGAAATAA
- a CDS encoding VirK/YbjX family protein yields MENTSALSLFFHLLNGNFLSEKIWQKTDIKAKFLLRSLLMPSITLRYLNNIIKIPAMQKAVRIRPMLPTKIHRPYLSATLCAAERADAICAHYTFVEQLANPFLKQALLSLDDYCLARFFGKNGENFSLICSASRYDKEGEATLRIRYNDVVLASLTFSVIRDQNQPTIMIGGLQGKGSEQTRELTKDASKACFGVFPKRLLLECLLTVASLTGINRILAVGDENHVYQNLRYSYRKNKVRFSSYSEFWLSVNASRNAQGLYQLPLTITRKTLEELPSKKRAQYQRRYQLLDDINTQIQHNLGHIASSDRLHRIAS; encoded by the coding sequence ATGGAAAATACATCTGCATTGTCATTATTTTTTCATCTGCTAAACGGCAATTTTCTCTCTGAAAAAATCTGGCAAAAAACGGATATAAAAGCCAAATTCTTATTACGCTCATTATTAATGCCGTCGATTACGCTGCGTTATCTGAATAATATTATTAAAATTCCCGCAATGCAGAAAGCGGTAAGAATCCGGCCGATGTTACCAACCAAGATTCATCGCCCGTATCTGTCCGCCACGCTATGTGCAGCTGAGCGCGCTGATGCTATTTGCGCGCATTACACGTTTGTGGAGCAACTGGCTAACCCGTTTCTGAAACAGGCGCTGCTTAGCCTGGATGACTACTGTCTGGCACGGTTTTTCGGCAAGAACGGCGAAAATTTTTCGCTGATTTGCAGCGCTTCGCGTTATGACAAAGAGGGGGAAGCCACCCTGCGTATTCGCTACAACGATGTGGTATTGGCATCACTGACGTTTTCCGTGATACGTGACCAGAACCAGCCCACCATCATGATTGGTGGCTTGCAGGGGAAAGGTAGTGAACAAACGCGTGAACTGACCAAAGACGCGTCGAAAGCCTGCTTTGGGGTATTTCCCAAACGCCTGTTGCTGGAATGCCTGCTGACTGTTGCGTCGCTCACCGGTATCAACCGTATTCTGGCGGTAGGCGATGAAAATCATGTGTATCAGAACCTGCGTTACAGCTACCGTAAAAATAAAGTTCGCTTTTCCAGTTACAGCGAATTCTGGCTTTCCGTTAACGCAAGCAGAAACGCACAGGGGTTGTACCAACTTCCGCTGACGATTACACGCAAAACGCTGGAAGAATTACCCAGTAAGAAACGAGCCCAGTACCAACGCCGTTATCAGTTACTCGATGATATCAACACCCAAATCCAACATAATCTGGGTCATATTGCGTCATCAGACAGGTTACATCGCATCGCCAGTTAA
- a CDS encoding SDR family oxidoreductase, protein MQQYIQQEPIQQDHTQDANVAIVTGASRGIGRAIALKLAQQGWRVVVSFARQHQQADEVVSLIHDMGGHALPIQAQVDEPEQVASLFLQTKAQFGRIDAVINSAGVMANTPIADGDVAQFDKMMATNLRGAFIVLGEAARQVENGGRIIALSTSVIARALPGYGPYIASKAGVEGLVRVLANELRGREITVNAVAPGPVATELFFNGKTEAQVAAITAMTPLERLGEPEDIANIVAFLVGQEGGWINGQVVRSNGGFA, encoded by the coding sequence ATGCAACAGTACATCCAACAAGAACCCATCCAGCAAGATCACACCCAGGACGCCAATGTGGCGATTGTTACAGGCGCGTCGCGGGGTATCGGCCGAGCGATCGCACTCAAGCTGGCACAACAAGGCTGGCGGGTGGTGGTGAGTTTTGCCCGGCAACACCAGCAGGCCGACGAGGTGGTGAGTCTGATTCACGACATGGGTGGGCACGCGCTGCCGATTCAGGCGCAGGTGGACGAACCCGAGCAGGTGGCGTCGCTGTTTTTGCAGACGAAAGCGCAATTCGGACGTATTGATGCGGTGATCAACAGCGCCGGTGTGATGGCGAACACACCGATTGCGGATGGCGATGTGGCGCAGTTCGACAAGATGATGGCGACCAATCTGCGTGGTGCATTCATTGTGCTGGGTGAAGCGGCCCGACAGGTGGAAAACGGCGGGCGAATTATCGCGCTATCGACCAGCGTGATTGCCCGAGCGTTGCCCGGTTATGGCCCTTATATCGCGTCTAAGGCGGGGGTTGAAGGATTGGTGCGGGTGCTGGCGAACGAACTGCGTGGCCGGGAGATTACGGTGAATGCGGTAGCGCCAGGACCGGTGGCGACGGAGCTGTTTTTTAACGGTAAAACCGAGGCACAAGTCGCGGCGATTACAGCCATGACACCATTGGAAAGGCTGGGAGAACCGGAGGATATCGCCAATATCGTGGCTTTTCTGGTTGGGCAGGAAGGAGGGTGGATCAACGGTCAAGTGGTTCGCAGCAATGGTGGGTTTGCGTAA
- a CDS encoding AMP nucleosidase: protein MSYAPGAGLSASEALDQLEALYERSVKALRTAIGDFITHGTPPDAEARANGLFVYPELRISWDGLSQKHSKTRAYGRLTHGGSYRTTVTRPQLFRHYLAEQLAILENDYSATIDVVPSDKEIPYPYVIDGANLKLDRSMSVALAQHFPTPSLALIGDETADGLLQTLDHFPLSHFDALRTDFSLARLRHYTGTRAEHFQPFVLFTNYTRYVDEFVRWACDQITDPASPYQALACAGGALITADTENPQQAVSDLAWKNHQMPAYHLISREGRGITLVNIGVGPSNAKTICDHLAVLRPHAWLMIGHCGGLRESQSIGDYVLAHAYLRDDHVLDSVLPPDIPIPSIAEVQRALYDATKQVSGMPGEEVKQRLRTGTVVTTDDRNWELRYSASALRFNLSRAVAVDMESATIAAQGYRFRVPYGTLLCVSDKPLHGEIKLPGQANRFYEGAISEHLQIGIRAVDLLRAEAEHLHSRKLRTFNEPPFR from the coding sequence ATGAGTTATGCACCTGGCGCTGGCTTGTCCGCCAGCGAAGCGCTGGACCAGTTGGAAGCGCTGTATGAGCGCTCAGTCAAAGCGCTGCGCACCGCAATCGGTGATTTTATTACTCACGGTACTCCGCCAGATGCCGAGGCTCGCGCCAATGGGCTGTTTGTTTACCCGGAACTGCGTATCAGTTGGGATGGGCTGTCGCAAAAGCACAGCAAGACCCGTGCCTACGGTCGCCTTACCCACGGCGGCAGTTACCGCACCACGGTCACACGGCCACAGTTGTTCCGCCACTATCTGGCAGAGCAACTGGCTATTTTGGAGAACGATTATTCAGCAACTATCGACGTGGTGCCGTCAGACAAGGAGATCCCTTATCCGTATGTGATCGATGGCGCGAACCTAAAGCTGGACCGTTCGATGAGTGTCGCACTGGCGCAGCATTTCCCTACCCCGTCGCTGGCACTGATCGGTGATGAAACCGCCGACGGTCTGTTGCAGACACTCGATCATTTCCCGTTGTCGCATTTCGATGCGCTGCGTACTGATTTCTCGCTGGCTCGCCTGCGCCACTATACCGGCACCCGCGCCGAGCACTTCCAGCCGTTCGTGTTGTTTACCAACTACACCCGATACGTCGATGAGTTCGTGCGATGGGCCTGCGATCAAATTACCGATCCCGCCAGCCCGTATCAGGCGCTAGCCTGCGCAGGTGGCGCGCTGATCACCGCCGATACGGAAAACCCACAGCAGGCGGTGTCGGATTTGGCATGGAAAAACCACCAAATGCCTGCTTATCACCTCATCTCACGCGAAGGACGGGGCATTACGCTGGTGAACATCGGCGTTGGGCCGTCGAATGCAAAAACCATCTGTGACCATCTGGCGGTATTACGGCCACACGCCTGGCTGATGATCGGCCATTGTGGCGGCCTGCGGGAAAGTCAGAGCATCGGCGATTATGTGCTGGCGCACGCTTACCTGCGCGATGACCATGTGTTGGATTCAGTACTGCCGCCGGATATCCCGATCCCCAGCATCGCCGAAGTACAGCGCGCGTTGTACGATGCCACTAAACAGGTCAGCGGCATGCCAGGTGAAGAAGTGAAACAGCGCCTGCGCACTGGCACTGTGGTGACCACCGACGACCGCAACTGGGAGCTGCGCTATTCCGCCTCAGCGTTGCGTTTCAACCTCAGCCGGGCAGTCGCGGTCGATATGGAAAGCGCGACTATCGCCGCGCAAGGGTATCGCTTCCGAGTGCCATACGGCACCTTGCTGTGCGTGTCAGATAAGCCACTGCATGGGGAGATTAAACTGCCCGGACAGGCAAACCGCTTCTATGAGGGCGCGATTTCCGAGCATTTGCAGATTGGCATTCGCGCGGTAGACCTGCTGCGCGCTGAGGCAGAACACCTGCATTCGCGCAAACTGCGCACCTTCAACGAGCCGCCTTTCCGGTAA
- a CDS encoding Hcp family type VI secretion system effector: MPTPCYISIEGKTQGNITAGAFTSDSVGNIYVQGHEDEMLVQEFKHIVTVPTDPQSGQPAGQRVHKPFKFTVALNKAVPLLYNALASGEMLPTVTLKWYRTSVEGKQEHFFTTKLTDATIVDINNQMPHCQDPSKQDYTQLIEVSLAYRKIDWEHTVAGTSGSDDWRAPIEA, from the coding sequence ATGCCAACCCCATGTTATATCAGCATCGAAGGTAAAACCCAGGGCAACATCACTGCCGGTGCCTTCACCTCCGACTCTGTCGGCAACATCTATGTGCAGGGCCACGAAGACGAGATGCTGGTTCAGGAATTCAAACACATCGTCACCGTCCCGACCGACCCGCAGTCCGGCCAGCCTGCCGGTCAGCGCGTGCACAAGCCGTTCAAGTTCACCGTCGCGCTGAACAAAGCCGTCCCGCTGCTGTATAACGCGCTGGCCTCCGGCGAAATGCTGCCGACCGTGACCCTGAAGTGGTACCGCACCTCTGTCGAAGGCAAGCAGGAGCATTTCTTCACCACCAAACTGACCGACGCCACCATCGTCGACATCAACAACCAGATGCCGCACTGCCAGGACCCGTCCAAGCAGGATTACACCCAGCTGATCGAAGTGTCGCTGGCGTACCGCAAAATCGACTGGGAACACACCGTGGCCGGGACCTCCGGCTCTGACGACTGGCGCGCGCCGATCGAAGCGTAA
- a CDS encoding type VI secretion system tip protein VgrG: protein MANSTGLQFTVKIGALADTTFAVVDFELSEALNQPFALSLSLASSQADIDFGAVLDQPCELLVWYEGELQRRVSGIVSRFAQGDTGFRRTRYQAEVRPALWRLGLRTNARIFQTKKPDEIITELLQEAGISDFAFALRHEHAAREYCVQYRESDLAFINRLAAEEGMFYYHEFEAGKHRVVFADDAGALGKGPELFFNLATQGLSEGAYVRRFRYAEAVSTAEVELKDYSFKTPAYGLSHKKTSNELAHQRESYQHFDYPGRFKLDPSGKAFTGYRLDALRADAITGVGESNAAELRPGGTFTLTEHPNPAFNLAWQVVAVTHSGQQPQALEEESGGEPTTISNSFEVVKATTTWRAAMPYKPMVDGPQIAMVVGPAGEEIYCDKFGRVKLQFPWDRYGASDDQSSCWVRVSQGWAGGQYGLIAIPRIGHEVVVSFLEGDPDQPIITGRTFHATNPTPYVLPEHKTRTTLRTDTHKGSGFNELRFEDEATREQIYLHAQKDMDAVINNIHRQSVGLDQHLSVANDQFQRVDRHSHRTIGQDDFEQIGQDHHQSIGRHFVQRITQSFKRFIGGGEITRIDGSRQTTLSGSEETLIGAHQRVLVNTDSYLKAADIVLEAGQSLTIKAPGGFIKIDGAGVTISGTLVKINDGGSAGAGTAPVSIEPESPTRPTLPDAPDRR from the coding sequence GTGGCCAACAGTACAGGATTGCAGTTTACCGTGAAAATCGGCGCATTGGCGGACACCACCTTCGCGGTGGTGGATTTTGAGCTGAGCGAGGCGCTGAACCAGCCGTTTGCGCTGTCGCTGAGCCTTGCCAGCAGTCAGGCGGATATCGACTTCGGCGCGGTGCTGGACCAGCCATGCGAGCTGCTGGTGTGGTACGAAGGCGAACTGCAGCGCCGGGTCAGCGGTATCGTCAGCCGCTTTGCCCAGGGCGACACCGGTTTTCGCCGCACCCGCTATCAGGCCGAGGTGCGCCCGGCGCTGTGGCGGCTCGGTCTGCGCACCAACGCCCGCATCTTCCAGACCAAAAAACCGGATGAAATCATCACCGAACTGTTGCAGGAAGCCGGTATCAGCGACTTTGCCTTTGCCCTGCGCCACGAGCATGCGGCACGTGAATACTGCGTGCAGTACCGTGAAAGCGACCTGGCGTTCATCAACCGGCTGGCTGCAGAAGAAGGGATGTTCTACTACCACGAGTTTGAGGCCGGTAAGCACCGGGTGGTGTTTGCCGATGACGCCGGTGCGCTCGGCAAAGGCCCGGAACTGTTTTTCAATCTCGCCACGCAAGGGCTGAGCGAAGGGGCGTATGTGCGGCGTTTCCGCTACGCCGAAGCGGTGAGCACCGCTGAGGTGGAACTGAAGGATTATAGCTTCAAAACCCCGGCCTATGGCCTGTCGCACAAGAAAACCAGCAACGAACTGGCGCACCAGCGCGAATCCTACCAGCACTTTGATTACCCCGGCCGCTTCAAACTGGACCCGAGCGGCAAGGCGTTTACCGGCTACCGGCTGGATGCGCTGCGTGCGGATGCGATAACCGGTGTGGGCGAGTCGAATGCCGCCGAACTGAGGCCGGGTGGCACCTTTACCCTCACAGAGCACCCGAACCCGGCGTTTAACCTGGCCTGGCAGGTGGTGGCGGTGACCCACAGCGGCCAGCAGCCGCAGGCGCTGGAAGAGGAAAGCGGTGGTGAGCCGACCACCATCAGCAACAGTTTCGAGGTAGTGAAAGCCACCACCACCTGGCGTGCGGCCATGCCGTACAAACCGATGGTGGACGGCCCGCAGATTGCCATGGTTGTCGGCCCGGCGGGGGAAGAGATTTACTGTGATAAATTTGGCCGGGTGAAACTGCAATTCCCGTGGGACCGCTACGGTGCCAGCGATGACCAGAGCTCGTGCTGGGTACGGGTCAGTCAGGGCTGGGCCGGGGGGCAGTACGGTTTAATCGCCATTCCGCGTATTGGCCATGAAGTGGTGGTGAGCTTTCTGGAAGGCGACCCGGACCAGCCGATTATCACCGGTCGCACCTTTCATGCGACTAACCCGACGCCGTATGTCTTACCGGAGCATAAAACCCGCACCACCTTGCGCACCGATACGCACAAAGGCAGCGGATTCAACGAACTGCGGTTTGAAGATGAAGCGACCCGGGAGCAAATCTATCTGCACGCGCAAAAAGACATGGATGCGGTGATTAACAACATTCATCGTCAGAGTGTCGGGTTAGATCAACATCTAAGCGTGGCGAATGACCAGTTCCAGCGGGTCGATCGTCATAGCCATCGCACCATCGGACAGGATGACTTTGAGCAGATTGGTCAGGATCACCACCAGTCAATCGGGCGTCATTTCGTGCAACGCATCACCCAGTCGTTCAAGCGCTTTATTGGTGGCGGCGAGATTACCCGTATTGACGGCAGCCGCCAGACCACGCTGTCCGGTTCGGAAGAGACCTTAATCGGCGCACATCAGCGCGTGTTAGTGAATACCGACAGTTACCTTAAAGCGGCGGATATCGTGCTGGAAGCCGGACAATCGCTGACCATTAAAGCGCCCGGCGGGTTTATCAAGATTGACGGCGCGGGTGTCACCATTTCCGGCACGCTGGTGAAAATTAACGACGGTGGTTCCGCCGGGGCGGGTACGGCGCCAGTGTCCATCGAACCCGAGTCCCCCACCAGACCGACGCTGCCCGATGCGCCGGACCGGCGTTAA
- a CDS encoding ankyrin repeat domain-containing protein, giving the protein MQWLKWLGILIIGILTACQAGGQNMQASEFFKPPMVNMLSSIQKGDEAAARQQLAQGVNLNVLGAEGITPLLWLMMQQDQAGTRLALKLGADPNFRTGTGTTAVNMAAGAKSPEWLKMMLDAGGDPNSLDHNKVPALFSAINEERWADIKLLVERGADVNLTDGQKTTSAHYAAYINQYEIAYWLIEHGANVNTYSATGASLAWTVEDSLSLMDHRSPHYPWALKVKQLLQQRGIKFPPLSPEEVRERRAKGVPL; this is encoded by the coding sequence ATGCAATGGCTCAAATGGTTGGGGATACTGATTATTGGAATATTAACTGCCTGTCAGGCAGGAGGGCAGAATATGCAGGCCAGTGAGTTTTTTAAACCACCGATGGTGAATATGTTATCCAGTATCCAGAAAGGTGATGAAGCCGCAGCCCGACAACAGTTGGCGCAGGGGGTAAACCTGAACGTATTGGGTGCTGAAGGGATTACCCCTCTGTTGTGGCTGATGATGCAGCAGGATCAGGCCGGTACCAGACTGGCGTTAAAGCTGGGTGCGGACCCTAATTTTCGGACGGGGACAGGCACGACGGCTGTCAATATGGCCGCTGGTGCGAAATCACCTGAATGGTTGAAAATGATGCTCGATGCCGGTGGTGATCCTAATTCTCTCGATCACAACAAGGTACCTGCCTTATTTAGTGCGATTAATGAAGAACGTTGGGCGGATATCAAATTATTGGTCGAGCGTGGTGCAGACGTGAATTTGACTGATGGTCAAAAAACGACGAGCGCACATTACGCTGCTTATATTAATCAATATGAAATCGCATATTGGCTAATAGAGCACGGCGCTAATGTTAATACGTATTCTGCGACAGGGGCGAGTCTGGCATGGACGGTAGAAGACAGTTTATCGCTTATGGATCATCGGTCACCACATTATCCCTGGGCGCTGAAAGTAAAACAGTTATTACAACAACGTGGCATCAAATTCCCCCCTTTATCGCCAGAGGAAGTACGGGAACGTCGTGCTAAGGGAGTGCCCCTTTGA
- a CDS encoding GntR family transcriptional regulator: MTTLTPLQARIVRDVISYVRREQLAVGHHLVESALAQALNTSRTPVKQAMHYLMDKGMVTYDRNRGFFLAQHASQLGELVAEVLGQAEDPLYRQLAERRITRQLPEQFSEMELMLEFSVTRPVLRKVLLRCQQEGWLEHMAGQGWRTLPVIDSVEAYEESYALRAIIEPAGLLSTTFHITPHMLAHCRKQQEYLAEDGYLTMTAMEMFDASSGFHDTLAVCSGNRFLLQTIRHLARLRRLVEYRKERFRPQRRHQAQEHLQIIHYLEQGDRLSAADFMRTHLEQARRKAVTPTLFMPL, encoded by the coding sequence ATGACAACCCTCACTCCATTGCAGGCACGCATCGTGCGTGATGTCATCAGCTATGTCAGACGCGAACAACTCGCGGTGGGGCATCATCTAGTCGAGTCAGCATTGGCGCAGGCGCTCAATACATCACGCACACCGGTTAAACAGGCGATGCACTACCTGATGGATAAAGGCATGGTGACGTATGATCGCAATCGTGGTTTTTTTCTGGCGCAACATGCTTCTCAGTTGGGTGAACTGGTGGCTGAAGTCCTGGGGCAAGCCGAAGACCCGCTCTATCGCCAGTTGGCGGAGCGGCGCATCACCCGCCAACTGCCGGAACAATTTTCAGAAATGGAGTTGATGCTCGAATTCAGCGTTACCCGTCCGGTGTTGCGCAAAGTACTGCTGCGCTGTCAGCAGGAAGGCTGGTTGGAGCATATGGCGGGTCAGGGCTGGCGCACACTGCCGGTGATCGATTCCGTAGAAGCGTACGAAGAAAGCTACGCGCTGCGCGCTATCATCGAACCAGCGGGTTTGCTGTCCACGACGTTTCATATTACGCCGCACATGCTGGCGCATTGTCGTAAACAACAGGAGTATCTGGCCGAAGATGGCTACCTGACGATGACGGCCATGGAAATGTTTGATGCCAGCTCCGGGTTCCATGACACGCTGGCCGTCTGCTCAGGCAACCGTTTTTTGCTGCAAACCATTCGCCATCTGGCGCGATTACGACGGCTGGTGGAGTACCGCAAAGAAAGATTCCGCCCTCAACGCAGGCATCAGGCGCAGGAGCATCTGCAAATTATTCACTATCTGGAGCAAGGCGATCGGTTAAGTGCCGCCGACTTTATGCGTACGCATCTGGAACAAGCGCGACGCAAAGCGGTTACCCCCACACTGTTCATGCCGCTGTAA
- a CDS encoding diguanylate cyclase yields the protein MSSAFVFTPAERDQRRSGLAFARRVYIPRLMGLGLGFFYVAAVLYNLTQPMWVWGVLFFNGFLWPHLALWLASRADDPMRFEQCNLRFDACMGGIWIGMMGLNSLPSVLIISMMGMNNIAAGGLRLFVQGLAIQLITVAAILWLAHRPIVFATTPEQIYFCLPMLLIYPILVGLVTYRTAIKLAEHKRQLREISIHDGMTRLYNRHHWEQLLKSEFELCVRCQQVATLALLDIDHFKRINDSFGHHVGDDVILLLSSGIKSTLRQSDITGRFGGDEFGMVLPQTPTAEAEHIIQQLREYLHGIQLHQAPALQVSISVGLVEFHPGMEDYRVWLKAADTALYQAKDNGRGCTVCA from the coding sequence ATGAGTTCGGCATTTGTCTTTACACCGGCTGAACGTGATCAACGCCGTTCGGGACTGGCGTTTGCCAGACGTGTTTATATTCCTCGCCTGATGGGATTGGGGCTGGGTTTTTTTTACGTTGCCGCTGTTTTGTATAACCTGACCCAACCCATGTGGGTGTGGGGCGTATTGTTTTTCAACGGTTTTCTCTGGCCACATTTGGCGTTGTGGCTCGCCAGCCGGGCAGACGATCCGATGCGCTTCGAGCAGTGCAATCTGCGATTTGATGCCTGTATGGGCGGTATCTGGATTGGCATGATGGGCCTGAATTCTCTGCCGTCCGTGTTGATCATATCGATGATGGGAATGAACAATATTGCTGCCGGTGGGTTGCGGCTTTTTGTGCAGGGACTGGCTATTCAACTGATCACCGTAGCGGCGATTCTCTGGCTGGCTCACCGGCCGATTGTGTTTGCGACGACGCCTGAGCAGATCTACTTTTGCCTGCCGATGTTACTTATCTACCCCATACTGGTGGGCCTGGTGACGTATCGTACCGCCATCAAACTGGCGGAACATAAACGCCAGTTGCGGGAGATCAGCATCCATGACGGCATGACCCGGCTGTACAACCGGCATCATTGGGAGCAGTTGCTAAAAAGTGAGTTTGAACTGTGTGTACGTTGTCAGCAGGTAGCGACACTGGCATTACTGGATATCGATCACTTCAAGCGTATTAACGACAGTTTCGGCCATCATGTTGGAGATGACGTGATTTTATTGCTCAGTAGCGGCATTAAATCGACGTTGCGGCAATCAGACATCACTGGCCGTTTTGGCGGTGATGAGTTCGGAATGGTGCTGCCACAGACACCGACCGCTGAAGCAGAACATATTATCCAGCAACTACGCGAATATCTGCACGGCATACAACTGCACCAGGCCCCGGCGCTGCAGGTCAGCATTAGTGTTGGGCTGGTCGAGTTTCATCCCGGCATGGAGGATTACCGGGTCTGGCTGAAAGCGGCGGATACCGCGTTGTATCAGGCTAAGGATAATGGCCGCGGTTGTACGGTCTGTGCCTGA
- a CDS encoding PAAR domain-containing protein: MPGAARLGDSCAGHGCFPATPVIAGSGDVIINGKPAARKGDAVLLHACPCPNMPHGVHSRAISAGSGTVIINGKLAARIGDAIGCGGSVAAGSGDVIIGDTPYQSPVKSCAEQSAKSRAPLLALTPMLLPAMMEWAATAELPVLDEALTVLQRKDRYLARAKLAQQASAMPGLKDAATRLAFNNDSILRAEAAQYVYSVDEFRRGARSVLPKSPVGLDLINPDSVTGLKDAVFMDKNTGFGAALFKSSINGETMLTYRGTNNAVTGKQDWMTNLSQGMGKETAQYKQAMYLAKQVKETLPKDTIIVGHSLGGGLGSAGVGASGLKGYTFNAAGLHENTVSRFGGLAMEKINSLIKTQAVDGEILTMAQTYGKAALPGLLSGAGALLGGGVGAVVGGIAGAATLLSGALPKAAGNMMPLPASGGSPLARHGMDQVIAGIESQKKDDIGSITKALKGA, from the coding sequence ATGCCAGGAGCTGCACGTTTAGGAGACAGTTGTGCTGGTCACGGCTGCTTTCCCGCTACCCCGGTCATTGCGGGCAGTGGCGATGTGATTATCAATGGCAAACCGGCGGCGCGTAAAGGCGACGCGGTATTGCTGCACGCCTGTCCCTGCCCGAACATGCCGCACGGTGTGCACAGTCGGGCGATTTCCGCCGGTTCCGGCACGGTGATTATCAACGGTAAGCTGGCCGCCCGTATCGGTGATGCCATCGGTTGCGGCGGGTCGGTGGCGGCAGGAAGTGGGGATGTGATTATTGGCGACACACCTTACCAGTCACCGGTGAAATCCTGTGCGGAACAGTCAGCAAAAAGTCGCGCGCCACTGCTGGCGCTCACGCCGATGTTGCTGCCCGCCATGATGGAGTGGGCCGCGACTGCCGAACTACCGGTGCTGGATGAAGCGCTGACCGTATTACAGCGTAAAGATCGCTATCTGGCGCGTGCCAAACTGGCACAACAGGCATCGGCTATGCCGGGCCTGAAAGACGCCGCCACCCGACTGGCGTTTAATAACGACAGCATCTTGCGTGCTGAAGCGGCGCAGTATGTTTACTCTGTGGATGAATTCCGACGAGGTGCGAGGTCGGTATTACCTAAATCCCCCGTCGGGTTGGATTTGATTAATCCAGATAGCGTGACAGGGCTAAAAGATGCGGTATTTATGGATAAAAATACCGGCTTTGGCGCAGCGCTGTTTAAATCCTCGATAAATGGCGAAACCATGCTGACATACCGGGGAACCAATAATGCTGTGACAGGAAAGCAAGATTGGATGACCAATTTATCGCAAGGAATGGGGAAAGAAACTGCACAATACAAACAGGCAATGTATCTTGCTAAGCAGGTTAAAGAGACTCTTCCCAAAGATACAATTATTGTTGGTCATTCTTTGGGTGGGGGATTAGGGTCTGCTGGTGTAGGTGCTAGTGGTTTGAAAGGGTATACCTTCAATGCCGCTGGACTTCATGAGAATACGGTTAGTCGATTTGGTGGATTGGCTATGGAAAAAATCAATTCACTAATAAAGACCCAGGCTGTAGATGGTGAAATCCTGACTATGGCTCAGACGTATGGTAAAGCGGCATTGCCGGGACTGTTGTCGGGTGCAGGGGCATTGCTTGGAGGCGGTGTCGGTGCTGTAGTGGGGGGAATTGCTGGCGCTGCGACATTATTGAGTGGGGCCTTGCCTAAAGCGGCCGGGAATATGATGCCGTTGCCTGCATCGGGGGGCTCTCCGTTAGCACGCCATGGTATGGATCAGGTTATTGCGGGTATTGAGAGCCAGAAAAAGGATGATATTGGTAGTATTACTAAGGCACTTAAGGGGGCGTAA